Proteins encoded by one window of Salvia splendens isolate huo1 chromosome 5, SspV2, whole genome shotgun sequence:
- the LOC121805408 gene encoding small RNA degrading nuclease 1-like, translating into MDELVASAKKEVLVEMVKLSQKKGMAGSKGCWKEFLKAHDKKFGASLSDPSRRSVDDLCAFLKTFLQDDDLKFFKQVLKCHSNRQDVEQLKKDSPDDETAEQKLVRLTLEHPQYPVDYSFPSHELEWMVVKYKKKSKAMKSTEIIAIDCEMVLCEDGTEALVKVCAVDRHLKVKLDKVVNPNKAIADYRTDITGISAKDLDGVTYTLNDVQKSMRKLLSHETILVGHSLNNDLQALKLDCTRVIDTSYVFKYANRTNRKPSLSLLCKALLGYELRKGSLHNCLDDARAAMKLVLARLEGKIDDIVAEEVKDLDKARLLIHRVPANVSVEDLKNVLPGDFSIEVKVKKGKTYSAFAIFSTQQKAIKAFENIDGELEKDSCGRPQKLVKFELDSGTTGSFYVCKIVADNSVGDETKKRPAENDSLGTAKKPRTDETLVQLEDSNKCLDHCEMHLKEIVRLEQELSQRETEISSLNKIIAALARKQGL; encoded by the exons ATGGACGAGTTAGTCGCCTCTGCAAAAAAGGAG GTTTTAGTAGAAATGGTGAAATTATCTCAGAAGAAAGGAATGGCTGGGAGTAAAGGTTGTTGGAAAGAATTTCTCAAAGCCCATGACAAGAAGTTTGGGGCAAGTTTGAGCGATCCTTCCCGAAGGTCTGTTGACGATTTATGTGCCTTTTTGAAGACTTTCTTGCAAGACGATGATTTGAAG TTCTTCAAGCAAGTATTGAAGTGTCATTCTAACCGCCAAGATGTGGAACAACTTAAGAAAGATTCTCCTGATGATGAAACTGCTGAACAG AAGCTAGTTCGTTTGACTTTGGAGCATCCTCAGTACCCTGTAGATTATTCCTTCCCCTCGCATGAGCTG GAATGGATGGttgtaaaatataaaaagaagtCAAAGGCAATGAAGTCTACAGAGATTATTGCTATAGATTGTGAGATGGTTCTTTGTGAAGATGGAACTGAAGCTTTGGTGAAGGTCTGTGCAGTAGACCGCCATTTGAAG GTTAAACTTGATAAAGTTGTAAATCCAAACAAAGCTATTGCTGATTATCGAACGGATATAACTGGAATCTCTGCAAAAGATTTGGATGGAGTGACTTATACATTGAATGATGTGCAG AAGTCCATGAGGAAGTTACTATCACATGAAACCATTTTAGTTGGCCACAGTCTCAATAACGATCTCCAAG CATTGAAGTTAGACTGCACAAGGGTGATTGACACGTCATATGTCTTCAAGTACGCAAATCGGACGAACAGAAAACCTTCACTGAGTTTGTTGTGTAAG GCTTTGTTAGGCTATGAGCTCCGGAAGGGAAGTCTGCACAACTGTTTGGATGATGCACGTGCCGCTATGAAGCTTGTATTGGCCAGATTAGAGGGAAAGATTGATGATATTGTAGCTGAGGAG GTAAAAGACTTGGATAAGGCGAGGTTGCTCATACATAGGGTCCCTGCCAACGTTTCCGTTGAAGATTTGAAGAATGTTCTTCCTGGAGACTTTTCTATTGAAGTGAAG gtaaaaaaaggaaaaacatatTCAGCCTTTGCTATATTCAGCACTCAGCAAAAGGCAATCAAGGCATTCGAAAATATTGACGGTGAACTGGAAAAG GACTCATGTGGACGGCCACAAAAGCTTGTAAAGTTTGAGCTTGATTCTGGAACAACTGGTTCATTTTATGTATGTAAAATTGTTGCTGACAATTCTGTTGGCGATGAAACAAAGAAGAGGCCAGCAGAAAATGACAGTCTTGGGACAGCGAAAAAGCCAAGAACAGATGAAACTTTGGTACAGCTTGAGGATTCTAATAAATGCTTGGATCATTGCGAAATGCATCTGAAAGAGATCGTAAGATTGGAGCAAGAGCTAAGTCAAAGAGAAACTGAAATATCGAGCTTGAATAAAATAATTGCTGCACTTGCAAGGAAACAAGGACTCTAG
- the LOC121805407 gene encoding phosphatidylinositol 3,4,5-trisphosphate 3-phosphatase and protein-tyrosine-phosphatase PTEN2A-like isoform X1, whose product MESETAKSSLPQPGQDSNVGSSPSNIMEKESSAQGPTSVSSTSAISAWARGLKLTQAQQEPKKTNSGNFTFARLASGLGLQIPSKLDENADKGSAPAQSGVIGSLTKGIVDSSLNAVKAVQVKARHIVSQNKRRYQEGGFDLDMTYITENIIAMGFPAGDLSSGLFGYFEGFYRNHMEEVIKFFETHHKGKYKVYNLCSERLYDASLFEGKVACFPFDDHNCPPIHLIKLFCQSAYSWLKEDILNVVVVHCKAGKARTGLMICSLLLFLKFFPTAEDCISYYNQQRCVDGKGLILPSQIRYVKYFERILTQFNGEAPPGRRCMLRGFRLHNCPYWVRPSITISNHNGALFSTKKHPKTKDLMPEDFWIRAQKKGIVVFALPGEPGLTELVGDFKVHFHDHQGDFYCWMNTSLMENRVILAASTLDDFDKRKLPSPGFHVEIVMVDYDGTAPSKTRADDSTKGADGKQRDAPSSSENKDPSSQQNKQNNDDDVFSDSDGEEPAPSRSRSVDQRPIPVAGTAPQSEQASKSERVSSVSHQMERLSVGRESTSSQTQSKEVKVDEVERPPSTIPNMGSTDIKAIAADASVFSFGDDEDDESE is encoded by the exons ATGGAATCAGAAACTGCCAAATCATCTCTACCGCAGCCCGGGCAAGATTCTAATGTTGGATCTTCACCCTCCAATATCATGGAGAAAGAAAGCTCAGCACAGGGTCCAACTTCAGTTTCATCTACATCTGCCATTTCCGCTTGGGCCAGAGGTCTTAAACTTACGCAAGCGCAACAGGAACCAAAGAAAACGAATTCTGGGAATTTCACTTTTGCACGCCTTGCTAGTGGGCTTGGACTGCAAATTCCTTCAAAATTGGATGAAAATGCGGACAAAGGTTCTGCGCCTGCACAATCAGGTGTTATAGGATCTCTTACTAAAGGAATAGTTGATTCCTCTTTAAATGCTGTGAAGGCTGTGCAAGTAAAAGCCAGACACATTGTCTCACAAAATAAGCGAAGATACCAG GAAGGAGGATTCGACTTAGATATGACATATATAACCGAGAACATAATCGCTATGGGGTTCCCTGCTGGTGACCTAAGCTCTGGTTTATTTGGATATTTTGAG GGATTTTATCGGAATCATATGGAGGAAGTGATCAAGTTTTTTGAGACTCATCACAAG ggaaaatataaagtatataaTCTTTGTTCAGAGAGGTTGTATGATGCTTCACTATTTGAGGGAAAG GTTGCATGTTTCCCATTTGACGATCACAATTGCCCCCCTATCCATCTCATAAAATTGTTCTGTCAAAGTGCTTACTCATGGTTGAAGGAGGACATTTTAAATGTGGTAGTTGTTCACTGTAAAGCTGGGAAGGCAAGGACAGGATTGATGATATGCAGCCTTCTTCTGTTCTTAAAG TTCTTCCCAACTGCTGAGGACTGCATTAGTTACTATAACCAACAAAGATGTGTCGATGGGAAGGGTCTTATTCTTCCAAGCCAGATT AGGTACGTGAAATATTTTGAGCGGATCTTGACGCAGTTTAATGGTGAAGCTCCCCCTGGACGTAG GTGCATGTTAAGAGGGTTTAGGCTTCACAATTGTCCATATTGGGTCAGACCTTCTATTACAATATCTAATCATAATG GAGCATTGTTTTCCACAAAGAAGCATCCAAAAACCAAGGATCTCATG CCTGAAGATTTCTGGATCCGTGCACAAAAGAAGGGAATTGTGGTTTTTGCCTTGCCAGGGGAACCCGGTCTTACTGAACTAGTGGGAGACTTCAAGGTTCATTTTCATGATCACCAAGGAGATTTCTACTG TTGGATGAACACATCATTGATGGAAAATAGAGTGATTCTAGCTGCTTCTACCCTTGATGATTTCGATAAG AGAAAGTTGCCTTCACCAGGGTTTCACGTCGAAATTGTTATGGTAGATTACGATGGAACTGCCCCATCGAAGACGAGAGCTGATGACAGTACAAAGGGAGCAGATGGAAAACAGCGGGATGCTCCTTCAAGTAGTGAAAATAAAGACCCTTCTTCTCAACAGAATAAACAAAACAATGATGACGATGTATTTTCGGACAGTGATGGAGAAGAACCTGCACCTTCAAGAAGCAGATCGGTGGATCAGCGCCCCATCCCCGTTGCAGGAACTGCTCCACAGTCCGAACAGGCCAGCAAATCTGAGCGTGTCTCATCTGTATCTCATCAAATGGAACGTCTTTCGGTGGGTAGGGAGTCAACGAGCTCTCAGACTCAGTCGAAAGAAGTAAAAGTTGATGAGGTTGAGAGACCTCCTTCCACAATCCCCAACATGGGCTCCACAGACATCAAGGCCATTGCAGCAGATGCTTCAGTTTTCAGTTttggagatgatgaagatgatgaaagTGAATGA
- the LOC121805405 gene encoding beta-1,4-xylosyltransferase IRX14-like — protein MKQLAALQQQGRRSNSFRSNSSPLDATVDGAIKSPATIFWLFLHGLCCLISLVLGFRFSRLVFFLLFSASPSPSTTTIYSALRTTLPAISSPQERNVSADGAGSRVVVGRHGILIRPWPHPDPAEVMKAHRIIERVQAEQRSQYGVKNPRTVVAITPTYVRTFQTLHLTGVMHSLMNVRYDLVWIVVEAGGTTNETASLIAKSGLKTIHIGVEGKMPLLWEDRHKFESRMRLHALRIVRDKKLDGIVMFADDSNMHSLELFDEIQNVKWIGTVSVGILAHSGGSEEGDLLMRETHADEKDEKKSQIPVQGPACNASGNLAGWHTFDTQPFVERSAIYIGDRAVVLPRKLEWAGFVLNSRLVWEDVEGNPVWVKDLVEIGKDGEDIESPLSLLTDTSVVEPLGSCGRKVLLWWLRVEARADSKFPASWIIDPPLDITVPAKRTPWPDAPPELPAYVEKVTTIPENTEKRPAKSGSKRKRSSRSKRKHNVKVLDIRASTKQAGDN, from the exons ATGAAGCAGCTCGCCGCTTTGCAGCAGCAAGGCCGCCGTAGCAACAGTTTCCGAAGCAATTCGTCGCCGCTCGACGCCACCGTCGATGGCGCGATTAAATCGCCGGCGACGATTTTCTGGCTCTTCCTCCACGGCCTCTGCTGCTTAATCAGCTTAGTCCTCGGCTTCCGGTTCTCGCGCCTCGTGTTTTTCCTCCTCTTCTCCGCCTCGCCGTCGCCTTCGACCACCACGATCTACTCCGCGTTGCGGACGACATTGCCGGCGATCTCGTCGCCGCAGGAGAGGAATGTCTCTGCCGACGGCGCCGGGAGCCGAGTGGTGGTCGGGAGGCACGGGATTCTGATTAGGCCGTGGCCGCATCCGGATCCGGCGGAGGTGATGAAGGCGCACAGGATAATTGAGAGGGTTCAGGCGGAGCAGAGGTCGCAGTACGGCGTGAAGAACCCTAGGACCGTGGTTGCTATCACGCCGACTTATGTACGGACTTTCCAGACGCTGCATCTCACCGGCGTGATGCATTCGTTGATGAATGTGCGCTACGATCTCGTCTGGATCGTGGTTGAAGCCGGTGGAACCACCAACGAAACCGCCTCGCTTATTGCCAAATCAGGATTGAAAACTATCCACATTGGAGTTGAGGGTAAAATGCCCCTTCTGTGGGAGGATCGCCATAAATTCGAATCGAGGATGAGACTCCATGCTTTAAG AATTGTGAGAGATAAAAAATTGGATGGGATTGTGATGTTTGCAGATGATAGTAATATGCATAGTTTGGAGTTGTTTGATGAGATCCAGAATGTGAAATGGATAGGTACAGTTTCAGTTGGAATTCTTGCACATTCCGGAGGTTCTGAAGAAGGAGACCTGCTGATGCGAGAAACTCATGCTGATGAGAAAGACGAAAAGAAGTCACAAATCCCAGTGCAAGGTCCGGCTTGTAATGCTTCAGGCAATTTGGCCGGGTGGCACACCTTTGATACGCAGCCTTTTGTGGAGCGGAGTGCAATATATATAGGAGATCGGGCAGTTGTGCTGCCGAGGAAGCTGGAGTGGGCTGGATTTGTGTTGAATTCGAGGCTGGTGTGGGAGGATGTAGAGGGAAATCCAGTTTGGGTTAAGGACTTGGTTGAGATTGGTAAGGATGGAGAGGACATTGAAAGTCCGTTGTCTTTGTTGACGGACACTTCTGTAGTGGAGCCTCTTGGTAGTTGTGGACGCAAAGTTTTGCTTTGGTGGCTCCGTGTAGAGGCTAGGGCAGACAGCAAATTTCCTGCTAG CTGGATAATTGACCCGCCATTAGACATCACGGTCCCTGCTAAACGCACACCATGGCCTGATGCTCCTCCCGAGCTCCCAGCTTATGTTGAGAAAGTGACCACTATACCAGAGAACACTGAAAAGCGACCAGCCAAGAGTGGGTCAAAACGAAAACGCAGTTCCAGAAGCAAGAGGAAGCACAACGTGAAAGTGTTGGACATTCGTGCTTCCACAAAGCAGGCTGGCGACAATTAG
- the LOC121805407 gene encoding phosphatidylinositol 3,4,5-trisphosphate 3-phosphatase and protein-tyrosine-phosphatase PTEN2A-like isoform X2, translating to MESETAKSSLPQPGQDSNVGSSPSNIMEKESSAQGPTSVSSTSAISAWARGLKLTQAQQEPKKTNSGNFTFARLASGLGLQIPSKLDENADKGSAPAQSGVIGSLTKGIVDSSLNAVKAVQVKARHIVSQNKRRYQEGGFDLDMTYITENIIAMGFPAGDLSSGLFGYFEGFYRNHMEEVIKFFETHHKGKYKVYNLCSERLYDASLFEGKVACFPFDDHNCPPIHLIKLFCQSAYSWLKEDILNVVVVHCKAGKARTGLMICSLLLFLKRYVKYFERILTQFNGEAPPGRRCMLRGFRLHNCPYWVRPSITISNHNGALFSTKKHPKTKDLMPEDFWIRAQKKGIVVFALPGEPGLTELVGDFKVHFHDHQGDFYCWMNTSLMENRVILAASTLDDFDKRKLPSPGFHVEIVMVDYDGTAPSKTRADDSTKGADGKQRDAPSSSENKDPSSQQNKQNNDDDVFSDSDGEEPAPSRSRSVDQRPIPVAGTAPQSEQASKSERVSSVSHQMERLSVGRESTSSQTQSKEVKVDEVERPPSTIPNMGSTDIKAIAADASVFSFGDDEDDESE from the exons ATGGAATCAGAAACTGCCAAATCATCTCTACCGCAGCCCGGGCAAGATTCTAATGTTGGATCTTCACCCTCCAATATCATGGAGAAAGAAAGCTCAGCACAGGGTCCAACTTCAGTTTCATCTACATCTGCCATTTCCGCTTGGGCCAGAGGTCTTAAACTTACGCAAGCGCAACAGGAACCAAAGAAAACGAATTCTGGGAATTTCACTTTTGCACGCCTTGCTAGTGGGCTTGGACTGCAAATTCCTTCAAAATTGGATGAAAATGCGGACAAAGGTTCTGCGCCTGCACAATCAGGTGTTATAGGATCTCTTACTAAAGGAATAGTTGATTCCTCTTTAAATGCTGTGAAGGCTGTGCAAGTAAAAGCCAGACACATTGTCTCACAAAATAAGCGAAGATACCAG GAAGGAGGATTCGACTTAGATATGACATATATAACCGAGAACATAATCGCTATGGGGTTCCCTGCTGGTGACCTAAGCTCTGGTTTATTTGGATATTTTGAG GGATTTTATCGGAATCATATGGAGGAAGTGATCAAGTTTTTTGAGACTCATCACAAG ggaaaatataaagtatataaTCTTTGTTCAGAGAGGTTGTATGATGCTTCACTATTTGAGGGAAAG GTTGCATGTTTCCCATTTGACGATCACAATTGCCCCCCTATCCATCTCATAAAATTGTTCTGTCAAAGTGCTTACTCATGGTTGAAGGAGGACATTTTAAATGTGGTAGTTGTTCACTGTAAAGCTGGGAAGGCAAGGACAGGATTGATGATATGCAGCCTTCTTCTGTTCTTAAAG AGGTACGTGAAATATTTTGAGCGGATCTTGACGCAGTTTAATGGTGAAGCTCCCCCTGGACGTAG GTGCATGTTAAGAGGGTTTAGGCTTCACAATTGTCCATATTGGGTCAGACCTTCTATTACAATATCTAATCATAATG GAGCATTGTTTTCCACAAAGAAGCATCCAAAAACCAAGGATCTCATG CCTGAAGATTTCTGGATCCGTGCACAAAAGAAGGGAATTGTGGTTTTTGCCTTGCCAGGGGAACCCGGTCTTACTGAACTAGTGGGAGACTTCAAGGTTCATTTTCATGATCACCAAGGAGATTTCTACTG TTGGATGAACACATCATTGATGGAAAATAGAGTGATTCTAGCTGCTTCTACCCTTGATGATTTCGATAAG AGAAAGTTGCCTTCACCAGGGTTTCACGTCGAAATTGTTATGGTAGATTACGATGGAACTGCCCCATCGAAGACGAGAGCTGATGACAGTACAAAGGGAGCAGATGGAAAACAGCGGGATGCTCCTTCAAGTAGTGAAAATAAAGACCCTTCTTCTCAACAGAATAAACAAAACAATGATGACGATGTATTTTCGGACAGTGATGGAGAAGAACCTGCACCTTCAAGAAGCAGATCGGTGGATCAGCGCCCCATCCCCGTTGCAGGAACTGCTCCACAGTCCGAACAGGCCAGCAAATCTGAGCGTGTCTCATCTGTATCTCATCAAATGGAACGTCTTTCGGTGGGTAGGGAGTCAACGAGCTCTCAGACTCAGTCGAAAGAAGTAAAAGTTGATGAGGTTGAGAGACCTCCTTCCACAATCCCCAACATGGGCTCCACAGACATCAAGGCCATTGCAGCAGATGCTTCAGTTTTCAGTTttggagatgatgaagatgatgaaagTGAATGA